Below is a genomic region from Deltaproteobacteria bacterium.
CCCCCTGTCTTCATCAACGCGTCGTAGCGCTTCTGCATCTCCGCGGCGGAGACGTCTTCCTTGCGGGTGGCGATCATCCAGCGATGCCCGAAGGGGTCCGTCAACGTGCCGGAGCGGTCGCCGTAGAACTGATCCGCGACCGGACGCAGCAGCTTCGCGCCGGCCGCGACAGCCCGGCTGGCCAGCGCGTCCACGTCGTCGACGTAGAGATGGATGAGCACCGGTGAGCCGCCGAGTGACTGCGGACTGCGCACGTCCATCTCCGGGTACTCGTCGGAGAGCATGATCGGAGCATCGCCGATCCGGATCTCGGCGTGCCCGATCCTCCCGCCGGGCTCCGACAGACGCATCGCCTCCGTCGCGCCGAACGCCTTCTTGTAGAACTCGATGGCGCGGGCCGCGTCCTTGCAGCACAGGTACGGCGTCGCGCGCGGGACCGGGTTCACTCTTCCTGCCATGGCTCCTCTCCTTCGGGGGTAGGTCTGACTGCCAGTTGGTTCCTTCTATTGGTCTTTGGCTATGCGCGCACCCCTTCGATCACGCTCGACATCGCCTGCGTCGGGACGATCCGCGTCAGCTCGAACCCTGCCGCGTCGAACAGCGCCCGGAACTCGGCCTCCGCCCGCTGGCGGCCACCGGTGCACACCAGCATGTTCACGTCGTTCGCCGCAGCGCCTCGGCTCGCAACGGACTGGTCGATCCGTTCCGGGTATACGCCCTCGACGATCAGCAGCTTGCCCTCCGCCTTCATCGCACGGCGACAGTTCCGGAGAATCCTGACCGCGCGCGCGTCGTCCCAGTCGTGGATGACGTGCTTCAGGATGTACGCGTCGCCGCCGCCGGGCACCGCCTCGAAGAAGTCTCCGCCGACGAATTCGCAGCGATCGCCCAGACCGGCTG
It encodes:
- a CDS encoding VOC family protein; its protein translation is MAGRVNPVPRATPYLCCKDAARAIEFYKKAFGATEAMRLSEPGGRIGHAEIRIGDAPIMLSDEYPEMDVRSPQSLGGSPVLIHLYVDDVDALASRAVAAGAKLLRPVADQFYGDRSGTLTDPFGHRWMIATRKEDVSAAEMQKRYDALMKTGGEH